The sequence TCAACGCGATCGACACCCGCACTACCGACGACCTGCTCGACCTGGTTCGCCGCTGGAGCGGCGAGCGGCGCACGATCATCGCCGTCCTGCACGACCTCGACCAGGTACGGCGCAATTTCCCCGAGACGCTGCTGATCTCGCGCGAGCGCATCGGCTGGGGCGCCACCGCCGAGACGCTCACCCCCGAAAACCTGAAGCGCGCGCGCCAGATGTCCGAAGCCTGGGACGAGGGCGCGCCGCTGTGCGAAGTCCATCCCGGACACTCCTGATCCCATGCCCGGTCCCTACGAACTCCTGCTGCTGCCGTTCATCGAGTACGGTTTCATGCGCCGGGCGCTGGTCGCCTGCTTCGGGCTGGCGATCGGCTGCGGGCCGATCGGCGTGTTCCTCATCCTGCGCCGGATGAGCCTGGTCGGCGATGCGATGTCGCATGCGGTGCTTCCAGGCGCCGCGATCGCCTTCCTGATGTTCGGCTTCTCGCTCACCGCGATGACCATCGGCGGTTTCCTGGTCGGGCTGGCGGTCGCGCTGCTTGCCGGTTCCGTGACCCGCCTCACGCCGCTGCGCGAGGATGCGAGCTTCGCCGCGCTGTTCCTGATATCGCTGGCGCTCGGCGTGACCCTGATCTCTTCGCAGGGCTCGAGCGTCGACCTGATGCACCTGCTTTTCGGCGCCATCCTCGCGGTGGACAACCCGGCGCTGCTGCTGATCGCCTCGATCGCCTCGGTGAGCGTGCTGACGCTCGCGGTGATCTTCCGCGCGCTGGTGATCGAGTGCCTCGACCCGGCCTTCCTGCGCTCGGTGCGCGGCGGCGGTGCGCGCTATCACTTCCTGTTCCTGGTACTGGTGGTGCTCAACCTGGTCGCCGGCTGCCAGTCGCTGGGCACGCTGATGACCGTCGGCCTGATGATGCTTCCGGCCGCCAGCGCGCGCTTCTGGACGGCGGGCATCGGTCCGATGCTGGTGTTCTCCGCCTGCGCGGCCTTTGCCTGCGGCTATGTCGGGCTGCTGGTGTCCTACCACGCGAACCTGCCGTCGGGCCCGTCGATCATCCTCACCGCTGGCGCGCTGTACGTGTTTTCGGTGGCCTTCGGGCGCCATGGCGGACTCGTCTCGAACTACCTGCGAGCGCCGCACTTCCAGCGCTGACGCGGGGCCCGCAGCCAGCTTTCGCTTTCCATCCGGAGCTTCACCGCCATGAATTCCCATCGCGCCTCCTCCCCGTGCGTGCTTCCCGCGCGCCGCTGCACCATCGTCGCAGGGATGGCCGGCTTGCTGATGCTGCTGGCGGGTTGCGGTCCTTCCGCCGATGGCGGACGGGGAGCCGATGCATCGAAGGCATCGGCCGCCACCACCGCCCCCGCCGTGGAACCGAAGCTGGCGGTGGTTGCCACCTTCACCATCCTTGCCGACCTGGTCGCCAATGTCGGCGGCGACCGTGTCGAGATCGCCATCCTCGTCGGGCCGGACAGCGACGCCCATGTGTTCTCGCCGACGCCCGCCGCTGCGAAGACGATCGCCGGTGCGAAGGTCGTGTTCGTCAACGGGCTGGGCTTCGAAGGCTGGATGGACAAGCTGATCGCGGCCTCCGGATACAAGGGGCCGCTGGTGGTGGCCAGCGATGGCGTGGACGTGCTGAAGGTGAAGCCGCGGGCGCATTCGCACAAGCATGGCCAACCCCATGGCCACGACCACGGTGAAGTCGACCCGCATGCCTGGCAGAGCCTTGCCAATGCCCGCCGCTATGTCGCGAACATCGCCGACGCGCTTTCGGCCGCCGATCCAGCGCACGAGGCGGGCTATCGCGCGCGGGCGAAGGCCTATGACGAGCAGCTGGCGCAACTCGACGAGAGGGCCCGTGCGCGCCTGGGCGCCATCCCCGCGTCGGAGCGGCGGGTGGTCGTCGGCCATGACGCATTCGGCTATTTCGCGCGCGCCTACGGCCTGACGTTCCTGTCCCCACGCGGGGTGAACACCGACTCCGAGGCGAGCGCGAAGGACGTGGCGCAACTGGCGAAGCAGATCCGTGCGCAGCGCATCCGCGCGGTGTTCGTCGAGAACATCAGCGACCCGCGCCTGGTCGAGCAGCTGGCGCGGGAATCCGGCGCCCGCGTCGGGGGCACGCTTTTCTCGGACGCGCTGTCTGCGAAGGACAAGCGGGCACTGACCTATCACGACATGATGAGTCACAATATCGACGAGGTGGCGAGGGCGCTCGCGCCCGCGGCCCCTGCCAACTGAACGCCGGCATGCCGCCGGGGCGTTTCGCCCTGCGGCGCGCGGGCCCGGCGAATAAACGCAACAAGATTGCATAAGATGTTCCTCGATGCTAACCTTCTTTCCGGAGGCAGCCATGCGCGCAGCAACCCCTGAATCCCGCCGTAGTTCCCCAGCAGCCGTGTCCTCGGCCGAGCAGCTGGTCCGTGCCACGGGCGCACGCGTCACGCAGGGCCGCATCCTCGTGCTCGAGGTCCTGCAGGCGGCAGGCCGGGCGTTGACCCACCACGAGATCGAGGCGGCGGTGGCCGGTCCGCTCGACCGGGTCACCGTATACCGGGTGCTCGACTGGCTCACCCGCCAGCAGATCGCGCACAAGATCCCCGGAGACGACCGGGTGTGGCGGTTCACCATCGCCGGGCAGAAGCAGGCCCACCACCATGCGCACTTCCAGTGCACCGACTGCAGCCAGGTAATCTGCCTGGATGACGTCCCCACCACGCTGCGTCCGCGCCTGCCTGCCGGGTATCGATCCGCAGGGGTCGAGGTGACGGTCAAGGGTCAGTGCAAGTCCTGCGTGCGGCCTGCGCCGCGCCGAGTCAGGCGCTAGCGGGCAACGCGAGCGGGCGACGGGCCCTGCAGCCCGCGCGCCTGTCGACCGGATGCCGCGTGCGCGTTCCATCCCACCCGCATCCACCGTATCGAGTCGACCATCAAGGGCTTGCCATGACCAAATCCAGTACCGGGGCACGGCCGAAGATTCCGGTCACCATCCTTACCGGCTTCCTCGGCAGCGGC comes from Rhodocyclaceae bacterium and encodes:
- a CDS encoding transcriptional repressor — protein: MRAATPESRRSSPAAVSSAEQLVRATGARVTQGRILVLEVLQAAGRALTHHEIEAAVAGPLDRVTVYRVLDWLTRQQIAHKIPGDDRVWRFTIAGQKQAHHHAHFQCTDCSQVICLDDVPTTLRPRLPAGYRSAGVEVTVKGQCKSCVRPAPRRVRR
- a CDS encoding metal ABC transporter permease is translated as MPGPYELLLLPFIEYGFMRRALVACFGLAIGCGPIGVFLILRRMSLVGDAMSHAVLPGAAIAFLMFGFSLTAMTIGGFLVGLAVALLAGSVTRLTPLREDASFAALFLISLALGVTLISSQGSSVDLMHLLFGAILAVDNPALLLIASIASVSVLTLAVIFRALVIECLDPAFLRSVRGGGARYHFLFLVLVVLNLVAGCQSLGTLMTVGLMMLPAASARFWTAGIGPMLVFSACAAFACGYVGLLVSYHANLPSGPSIILTAGALYVFSVAFGRHGGLVSNYLRAPHFQR
- a CDS encoding metal ABC transporter substrate-binding protein, with the translated sequence MLLAGCGPSADGGRGADASKASAATTAPAVEPKLAVVATFTILADLVANVGGDRVEIAILVGPDSDAHVFSPTPAAAKTIAGAKVVFVNGLGFEGWMDKLIAASGYKGPLVVASDGVDVLKVKPRAHSHKHGQPHGHDHGEVDPHAWQSLANARRYVANIADALSAADPAHEAGYRARAKAYDEQLAQLDERARARLGAIPASERRVVVGHDAFGYFARAYGLTFLSPRGVNTDSEASAKDVAQLAKQIRAQRIRAVFVENISDPRLVEQLARESGARVGGTLFSDALSAKDKRALTYHDMMSHNIDEVARALAPAAPAN